From Lolium perenne isolate Kyuss_39 chromosome 5, Kyuss_2.0, whole genome shotgun sequence, a single genomic window includes:
- the LOC127302716 gene encoding SKP1-like protein 20 yields the protein MAEAAAAKKMLTLESSDKQQFQVEEAVGMRSQTIKHMIEDDCASNVIPLLNVSGSILARVIEYCTKHAAAEGPAGPDGDLDPPSKDAADGLKKFDAEFVNVDQTILFDLILAANYLDIKELLDLTCQTVADMIKGKSPEEIRKTFNIKNDFTKEEEEEIRRENQWAFE from the exons ATggcggaagcggcggcggcgaagaagatgCTGACGCTGGAGAGCTCCGACAAGCAGCAGTTCCAGGTGGAGGAGGCGGTGGGCATGAGGTCGCAGACCATCAAGCACATGATCGAGGACGACTGCGCCAGCAACGTCATCCCGCTCCTCAACGTCAGCGGCAGCATCCTCGCCAGGGTCATCGAGTACTGCACCAAGCACGCCGCGGCGGAGGGCCCCGCCGGCCCCGACGGCGACCTCGACCCGCCCTCCAAGGACGCCGCCGACGGGCTCAAGAAGTTCGACGCGGAATTCGTCAACGTCGACCAGACCATCCTCTTCGACCTCATCCTG GCTGCGAACTACCTCGACATCAAGGAGCTGCTGGACCTGACCTGCCAGACTGTCGCGGACATGATCAAGGGCAAGTCTCCAGAAGAGATCCGCAAGACCTTCAACATCAAGAACGACTTcaccaaggaggaggaggaggagatccggAGGGAGAACCAGTGGGCCTTCGAGTGA
- the LOC127302715 gene encoding SKP1-like protein 1 yields MADAAAAEKKMLTLQSSDKQLFQVEEAVGMRSQTIKHMIEDDCASNVIPLLNVTGSILAKVIEYCTKHVAAEGPVGPDGDADPASKDDAADLKKFDAAFVDVEQTVLFDLILAANYLDIKDLLDLTCQTVADMIKGKSPEEIRQTFNIKNDFTKEEEEEIRRENQWAFE; encoded by the exons AtggcggacgcggcggcggcggagaagaAGATGCTCACGCTGCAGAGCTCCGACAAGCAGCTGTTCCAGGTGGAGGAGGCGGTGGGCATGAGGTCGCAGACCATCAAGCACATGATCGAGGACGACTGCGCCAGCAACGTCATCCCGCTCCTCAACGTCACCGGCAGCATCCTCGCCAAGGTCATCGAGTACTGCACGAAGCACGTCGCGGCGGAGGGCCCCGTCGGCCCCGACGGCGACGCCGACCCCGCCTCCAAGGACGACGCCGCCGACCTCAAGAAGTTCGACGCCGCCTTCGTCGACGTCGAGCAGACCGTCCTCTTCGACCTCATCCTG GCTGCGAACTACCTCGACATCAAGGATCTGCTGGACCTGACCTGCCAGACTGTTGCTGACATGATCAAGGGCAAGTCTCCAGAAGAGATCCGCCAGACCTTCAACATCAAGAACGACTTCAccaaagaggaggaggaggagatccggAGGGAGAACCAGTGGGCCTTCGAGTGA